In Methylococcus geothermalis, one genomic interval encodes:
- a CDS encoding MFS transporter, with protein MPGTVPYWRLSGLYLWYFAALGTFLPYWPLYLQARGLGPQDIGIVMAIMAATRIVAPNCWGWLADHSGRDLFLIRLACLLAFLGFTLIFVLPGYGGLLSVVALSGFFWNAFLPTLESLNLALLKGDGRGYSRIRLWGSVGFILGVLAVGAALEARLAIGCLPQVLVLLFALMWLSSLAIPGGARVVHEPSHDTLFMIVKRPEVIGLLATCLLIQMAHGPYYSFYSVHLENHGFDRSRTGQLWALGVVSEIVLFLILPVIQARVSLRAILLASIALTVLRWLLIGRYAEWLGVLVFAQVLHAASFGAFHAVSIALVHRYFQGRNRHRGQALFTSLSYGVGGALGSFASGYAWADVGAEAVYAGAAAVSLIALIIAWLLVDRRR; from the coding sequence ATGCCCGGCACCGTGCCGTACTGGCGGCTCTCCGGCCTGTATCTTTGGTACTTCGCGGCGCTGGGCACTTTTCTGCCGTACTGGCCGCTTTACTTGCAGGCCCGTGGCCTCGGCCCGCAGGACATCGGCATCGTCATGGCGATCATGGCGGCTACCCGCATCGTGGCGCCCAACTGCTGGGGCTGGCTGGCCGATCATTCCGGGCGCGACCTGTTCCTCATCCGCCTGGCCTGCCTGCTCGCGTTTCTCGGCTTTACCCTGATCTTCGTGCTTCCCGGCTACGGCGGGCTGTTGTCCGTGGTGGCGTTGTCCGGTTTCTTCTGGAACGCGTTCCTGCCCACCCTGGAGTCGCTGAACCTGGCCTTGCTGAAGGGCGATGGCAGGGGTTACAGCCGGATCCGGCTATGGGGTTCGGTCGGGTTCATCCTGGGCGTGCTCGCGGTGGGCGCGGCGCTCGAAGCCCGGCTCGCCATCGGGTGCCTGCCGCAGGTGCTGGTGCTGCTGTTCGCGCTGATGTGGCTGTCCAGCCTCGCCATTCCGGGCGGTGCGCGGGTGGTTCACGAACCTTCGCACGATACCTTGTTCATGATCGTCAAAAGGCCGGAAGTGATCGGTCTGCTGGCGACCTGTTTGCTGATCCAGATGGCCCACGGGCCGTATTACAGCTTCTATTCGGTGCATCTGGAGAACCACGGCTTCGACCGCTCCAGGACCGGCCAGCTGTGGGCCTTGGGCGTGGTGTCGGAGATCGTCCTGTTTCTGATCCTGCCGGTGATCCAGGCCCGCGTCTCGCTGCGCGCCATCCTGCTCGCAAGCATCGCCTTGACCGTCTTGCGCTGGTTGCTGATCGGCCGCTACGCCGAATGGCTGGGAGTCCTGGTTTTCGCCCAAGTGCTGCATGCCGCCAGCTTCGGGGCGTTTCACGCCGTCTCGATCGCCCTGGTGCACCGCTATTTCCAGGGGCGCAACCGCCATCGCGGCCAGGCGCTTTTCACCAGCCTGAGCTACGGTGTGGGCGGCGCGCTGGGGAGCTTCGCCAGCGGCTACGCCTGGGCCGATGTCGGCGCCGAGGCGGTTTATGCCGGCGCTGCGGCGGTATCCTTGATCGCCTTGATCATCGCCTGGCTGTTGGTGGATCGGCGCCGCTAG
- a CDS encoding IS4 family transposase: MIRLTARHGGFLARKGDGEPGVKTLRQGLQRVMDSVLGLRLARELQAG; encoded by the coding sequence GTGATTCGACTGACCGCTCGGCACGGTGGCTTTCTCGCACGCAAGGGTGATGGTGAACCCGGCGTCAAAACCCTCCGGCAAGGGTTACAGCGGGTCATGGATTCCGTCCTCGGACTGCGCTTAGCCCGCGAGCTTCAGGCCGGGTGA
- a CDS encoding DUF779 domain-containing protein translates to MASPAALALIERLAARHGPLMFHQSGGCCDGSAPMCYPLGEFLVGDSDVRLGEIGGCPFYMSAAQFDYWKHTQLLIDVVPGRGGMFSLEGPEGLRFLTRSRVFSDAELAALEAAGSPIRGQ, encoded by the coding sequence GTGGCAAGCCCCGCCGCCCTGGCCTTGATCGAACGGCTGGCCGCAAGGCACGGCCCGCTGATGTTCCACCAGTCCGGCGGCTGCTGCGACGGCAGCGCCCCCATGTGCTATCCGCTCGGGGAATTCCTGGTCGGCGACTCGGACGTGCGGCTGGGAGAGATCGGAGGATGTCCGTTCTACATGTCCGCAGCCCAGTTCGACTACTGGAAGCATACGCAGCTGCTGATCGACGTCGTGCCGGGCCGGGGCGGCATGTTTTCGCTGGAAGGGCCGGAAGGCCTTCGTTTCCTGACGCGGTCGCGGGTGTTTTCGGATGCCGAGCTGGCGGCGTTGGAAGCGGCGGGTTCGCCGATTCGCGGGCAGTGA
- a CDS encoding YqiA/YcfP family alpha/beta fold hydrolase produces the protein MIIYLHGFCSSPLSEKARLLARRMAQRGLADRFWCEQLPAGPRQAIEFVAGVLAKCRTRPALVGSSLGGYYATYLAEKHDLRAVLINPAAFAYQNLVPAVGPQRNLYTGEPFEFTERHLAELAQLEVTRLSRPERFWLMVETGDEVLDYREAVEKYAGARQTVIEGGDHSFRHFADYLDAIIDFALTP, from the coding sequence ATGATCATTTATCTACACGGTTTTTGTTCGTCGCCTTTGTCCGAGAAAGCCCGTCTCCTCGCGCGACGCATGGCGCAGCGCGGGCTGGCGGATCGGTTCTGGTGCGAGCAGCTTCCGGCCGGCCCGCGCCAGGCCATCGAGTTCGTAGCGGGAGTCCTGGCGAAGTGCCGGACGCGTCCCGCTCTCGTGGGAAGTTCGCTGGGCGGCTACTACGCCACCTATCTGGCCGAGAAGCACGACCTGCGCGCGGTGCTGATCAATCCCGCCGCTTTCGCCTATCAAAACCTGGTTCCGGCGGTGGGGCCGCAGCGGAATCTCTACACCGGCGAGCCTTTCGAGTTCACCGAACGGCACCTGGCCGAGCTGGCGCAGCTCGAAGTGACGAGGCTTAGCCGGCCCGAGCGCTTCTGGCTGATGGTGGAAACCGGCGACGAAGTGCTCGATTACCGCGAGGCCGTCGAAAAATACGCGGGCGCAAGGCAGACCGTGATCGAGGGCGGCGATCACAGTTTCCGCCATTTTGCCGATTATCTGGACGCGATCATCGACTTCGCGCTGACGCCTTGA
- the aroC gene encoding chorismate synthase has translation MSGNTIGKLFTVTSFGESHGPALGCIVDGCPPGLALSEADLQHDLDRRRPGQSRHTTQRRESDTVKILSGVFEGRTTGTPIGLLIENEDQRSKDYASIADRFRPGHADYTYHMKYGFRDYRGGGRSSARETAMRVAAGGIAKKYLRERLGIEIRGYLAQLGPIRLDPLDWRAIDHNPFFCPDPAKVPQLEAYMDALRKEGDSVGARVNVVAKGVPPGLGEPIFDRLDAELAYALMSINAVKGVEIGAGFACIEAKGSVFRDEMSPEGFLGNSAGGILGGISSGQDIVASIALKPTSSLRIPGRSVNLQGEPVEVITTGRHDPCVGIRATPIAEAMMAIVLMDHYLRHRGQNQDVVRTLDPLPPSAL, from the coding sequence ATGTCCGGAAACACCATCGGCAAGCTGTTCACCGTCACTTCATTCGGCGAAAGCCACGGCCCCGCGCTCGGCTGCATCGTCGACGGCTGCCCGCCCGGACTCGCGCTATCCGAGGCCGATCTGCAGCACGACCTGGATCGCCGCCGGCCGGGTCAGTCCCGCCATACCACCCAGCGGCGCGAGTCGGACACCGTCAAGATCCTCTCCGGCGTGTTCGAGGGACGCACCACCGGCACGCCGATCGGCCTCCTGATCGAAAACGAGGACCAGCGCTCCAAGGACTACGCCAGCATCGCCGATCGCTTTCGGCCCGGCCATGCCGACTACACCTACCACATGAAATACGGCTTCCGCGACTACCGCGGCGGCGGACGTTCCTCGGCGCGCGAAACCGCGATGCGGGTGGCGGCGGGGGGCATCGCCAAGAAATACCTGCGCGAGCGTTTAGGAATCGAAATTCGCGGCTACCTGGCCCAGCTCGGCCCGATCCGGCTCGATCCGCTCGACTGGCGCGCCATCGACCACAACCCGTTCTTCTGTCCCGATCCTGCCAAGGTACCCCAGCTGGAAGCCTACATGGATGCCTTGCGGAAAGAAGGCGACTCCGTCGGCGCGCGGGTCAACGTCGTGGCGAAGGGCGTGCCGCCCGGTCTGGGCGAACCGATCTTCGACCGGCTCGACGCCGAACTGGCGTACGCGCTGATGAGCATCAACGCCGTCAAGGGCGTGGAAATCGGCGCCGGTTTCGCCTGCATCGAGGCCAAGGGTTCGGTATTCCGCGACGAGATGAGTCCGGAGGGATTCCTCGGCAATTCCGCCGGCGGCATCCTGGGCGGGATTTCCAGCGGCCAGGACATCGTCGCCAGCATCGCCCTCAAGCCTACCTCCAGCCTCCGCATCCCCGGCCGTTCGGTGAACCTCCAGGGCGAACCGGTGGAAGTCATAACCACCGGCCGCCATGACCCTTGCGTCGGCATCCGCGCCACGCCTATCGCCGAGGCGATGATGGCCATCGTGCTGATGGATCACTATCTGCGCCACCGCGGGCAGAACCAGGACGTCGTGCGCACCCTCGATCCCCTTCCCCCCAGCGCGCTCTAG
- a CDS encoding pyrimidine dimer DNA glycosylase/endonuclease V: MRLWTLHPCYLDAKGLVALWREALLAQAVLKGLTRGYTHHPQLTRFRETPDPGAAIMHYLRAVHAEAERRGYRFDAGKIAPCQKPAPMTATDGQLAYEWAHLKAKLRTRAPAWLEPLETVERPEPHPSFRIVPGPVADWEIPRQGASGADPPTARR, from the coding sequence ATGCGGCTTTGGACCCTGCATCCCTGCTACCTGGACGCCAAAGGCCTGGTCGCGCTCTGGCGCGAAGCCCTGCTGGCGCAAGCCGTGCTGAAAGGGCTGACGCGCGGCTATACCCATCACCCCCAGTTGACCCGGTTCCGCGAAACGCCCGACCCCGGAGCGGCGATCATGCACTATCTACGGGCCGTCCACGCAGAAGCCGAGCGCCGGGGCTACCGCTTCGACGCGGGCAAGATCGCCCCCTGCCAGAAGCCGGCGCCAATGACGGCCACGGACGGCCAGCTCGCCTACGAATGGGCGCATCTCAAAGCGAAGCTACGGACGCGCGCCCCCGCCTGGCTTGAACCCTTGGAGACGGTCGAGCGGCCGGAACCGCACCCCTCCTTCCGCATCGTGCCGGGACCGGTGGCGGACTGGGAAATACCGCGTCAAGGCGCTAGCGGCGCCGATCCACCAACAGCCAGGCGATGA
- the prmB gene encoding 50S ribosomal protein L3 N(5)-glutamine methyltransferase has protein sequence MKTTHPSILETLTTVRDYIRWGATRFAEAGVFFGHGTATALDEAAALVMHVIRQPHDMPSGYFSAVLTFEERERILHLIDRRIEERVPLAYLTHEAWFAGLKFYVDERVLVPRSPLAELIENQFQPWLEPDAVDGVLDLCTGSGCIAIACAKAFPRARVDAVDISGGALEVARMNVRAHGLEEAVRLVHSDLFQQLEGGRYDLIVSNPPYVNLQEWRDLPSEYHAEPRLGLASGEDGLDCVRRILAGAADRLEPDGVLVVEVGSSAEALVAFYPEVDFLWLDFEHGGDGVFLLTAAQVERHRDLFERSLDPGTAATGKTLQ, from the coding sequence ATGAAAACCACCCATCCGTCCATTCTCGAGACCTTGACCACGGTGCGCGATTACATCCGCTGGGGTGCGACGCGTTTCGCCGAAGCCGGTGTGTTTTTCGGCCATGGCACCGCGACCGCGCTGGATGAGGCGGCCGCGCTGGTCATGCATGTGATCCGCCAGCCACACGACATGCCCTCGGGCTATTTCTCCGCCGTGCTGACGTTCGAAGAGCGCGAGCGCATCCTGCACCTGATCGACCGGCGGATCGAGGAGCGGGTGCCTTTGGCCTATCTGACCCACGAAGCCTGGTTTGCCGGTCTGAAATTCTATGTGGACGAGCGCGTGCTGGTGCCGCGTTCTCCCCTCGCCGAACTGATCGAAAACCAGTTCCAGCCCTGGCTGGAGCCGGACGCGGTCGACGGCGTGCTCGATCTGTGCACCGGCAGCGGCTGCATCGCCATTGCCTGCGCCAAAGCCTTCCCCCGGGCGCGGGTGGACGCCGTGGACATTTCCGGCGGCGCGTTGGAAGTAGCGCGGATGAATGTCCGTGCCCATGGCCTCGAAGAGGCCGTGCGGCTGGTGCATTCGGACCTGTTCCAGCAGCTCGAGGGGGGCCGCTACGATCTGATCGTGAGCAATCCGCCTTACGTGAATCTGCAGGAATGGCGCGATCTGCCTTCCGAGTACCATGCCGAGCCCAGGCTCGGCTTGGCGTCGGGCGAGGATGGGCTGGACTGCGTGCGCCGCATCCTCGCCGGCGCCGCCGACCGGCTCGAGCCGGATGGCGTCCTGGTGGTGGAGGTCGGCTCCAGCGCCGAAGCGCTGGTGGCGTTCTACCCGGAAGTCGACTTCCTCTGGCTGGATTTCGAGCACGGCGGCGACGGCGTTTTCCTGTTGACCGCCGCCCAGGTCGAAAGGCATCGGGACCTGTTCGAGCGTTCCCTCGATCCGGGAACGGCGGCCACCGGCAAGACCCTCCAATAA
- a CDS encoding heavy metal translocating P-type ATPase, with protein MAAESKTLEHFQIVHQTRSRLRAVAPVLRKQAERIHIFGVLLRKHPAVKRVRVVPALGSVTVHFDPAAIPAVELQAFLETVLANLGPSPSPSTSPALAAAVSREMSPRPPLHEFNVAVEGMSCVSCALLIEMLLRRDPRVASASVNFATETAQVLTSMSRDDLYGTLRRLGYRPQPMDSVAQRRALLAREKARIGKAWRHCFWSLVFSVPTFLIGLFAPRSRLMGWMQLAVSAPLLLGSGREFFDKAWQLARRRSASTDTLVAAGVGSAYAYSFFSLATGRGGYYFEAAAGVISFVLMGRYLEEKARGQAHQAIRQLVELQPQTATVLRGARALSLAIDEVRVGDLVLVRPGERIPADGEIVHGLSAVDESMVTGESLPVVKETGHRVTGGCINGNGALQIRVSAVGADTVLSGILRTLEQAQTSRLPIQRTVNRLSAYFVPAVMAVSGATFFGWMAAGAGFGTALSHAITVLLVACPCALGLATPAAVMVGTGQAARRGIFIRNAESLETAAGLTVVVFDKTGTLTEGRPRITDFAKVSDLDEAALLRLAAGAESHSEHFIGNAILAHAATLGLAWPEPAEFRVEPGSGIAAVVEGHEVLIGNQRWLDKHKIESGRNLRDAARKLGRQGKTPVFVALDGHAAAVLGVADRPRPDAAEAVARLHRRGIRTLMVTGDVVPAAEHIAALVGIDRIEAGARPGRKLEIVRHLQARGERVGMIGDGINDAPALAAADVGLAVGGGTDIAKQSADLTLLTGDIAKAAEAMELSGRTLRVIRQNLSWAFGYNLVAIPLAAFGKLHPMAASAAMAASSAGVVLNALRLQRE; from the coding sequence ATGGCCGCCGAATCGAAGACGCTCGAACACTTTCAAATCGTCCACCAGACCCGCTCCCGCCTGCGCGCCGTGGCGCCCGTCCTGCGGAAACAGGCCGAGCGTATCCACATTTTCGGCGTGCTGCTGCGCAAGCATCCGGCGGTGAAGCGGGTCCGGGTGGTACCGGCGCTGGGTTCGGTGACCGTCCATTTCGATCCGGCGGCGATACCGGCAGTAGAGCTTCAGGCTTTCCTCGAAACGGTCCTGGCCAATCTGGGGCCTTCCCCCTCCCCCTCCACCTCCCCCGCTCTCGCCGCCGCGGTCAGCCGGGAGATGAGCCCCAGGCCGCCGCTGCACGAGTTCAACGTCGCGGTCGAGGGCATGAGCTGCGTGTCCTGCGCGCTGTTGATCGAGATGCTGCTGCGGCGCGATCCGCGGGTGGCTTCGGCCAGCGTCAATTTCGCGACGGAAACCGCCCAGGTGCTGACGTCGATGAGCCGGGACGATCTGTACGGGACACTGCGCCGGCTCGGGTATCGGCCCCAGCCGATGGACAGCGTGGCGCAGCGCCGGGCTTTGCTGGCGCGGGAAAAAGCCCGCATCGGCAAGGCCTGGCGGCATTGTTTCTGGTCGCTGGTATTCAGCGTGCCGACCTTCCTGATCGGCCTGTTCGCGCCGCGTTCCCGGCTGATGGGCTGGATGCAGCTCGCCGTGTCGGCGCCGCTGCTGCTGGGCAGCGGACGGGAGTTCTTCGACAAAGCCTGGCAACTGGCGCGGCGCCGCTCGGCCAGCACCGATACGCTGGTCGCCGCCGGCGTCGGCTCGGCCTACGCCTACAGCTTCTTCTCCCTGGCGACCGGGCGCGGCGGCTATTACTTCGAGGCGGCGGCGGGCGTCATCTCCTTCGTGCTGATGGGCCGTTATCTGGAGGAGAAGGCCCGCGGCCAGGCACACCAGGCCATCCGCCAACTGGTCGAACTGCAGCCGCAGACGGCGACGGTCCTCCGGGGAGCGCGGGCCCTGAGCCTCGCCATCGACGAAGTCCGGGTCGGCGACCTGGTGCTGGTGCGGCCCGGCGAGCGTATCCCCGCCGACGGCGAAATCGTCCACGGGCTGTCGGCGGTGGACGAATCCATGGTGACGGGCGAGAGCCTGCCGGTGGTCAAGGAAACCGGCCACCGGGTCACCGGCGGCTGCATCAACGGCAATGGCGCACTGCAGATCCGGGTCAGCGCGGTGGGCGCGGACACCGTCCTCTCGGGCATCCTGCGCACGCTGGAACAGGCACAGACCAGCCGGCTGCCGATTCAGCGCACGGTCAACCGGCTGTCGGCTTATTTCGTGCCCGCCGTCATGGCGGTGTCCGGCGCTACCTTCTTCGGCTGGATGGCGGCAGGCGCGGGCTTCGGTACGGCGCTCAGCCATGCCATCACCGTACTGCTGGTCGCCTGCCCTTGCGCGCTGGGACTGGCGACGCCGGCCGCCGTGATGGTCGGCACCGGACAGGCGGCGCGGCGCGGCATCTTCATCCGTAACGCCGAGAGTCTGGAAACCGCGGCCGGCCTGACCGTCGTCGTATTCGACAAGACCGGCACCCTCACCGAGGGCAGGCCGAGGATCACCGACTTCGCCAAGGTCTCCGATCTGGACGAAGCGGCGCTGCTGCGGCTCGCCGCCGGTGCGGAATCGCATTCCGAGCACTTCATCGGCAACGCCATTCTTGCCCACGCCGCGACATTGGGCTTGGCGTGGCCCGAACCGGCCGAGTTCCGGGTCGAACCCGGCTCGGGCATCGCCGCCGTCGTCGAGGGCCACGAAGTACTGATCGGCAATCAGCGCTGGCTCGATAAGCACAAGATCGAGAGCGGCCGGAACCTCCGCGATGCGGCGCGGAAGCTGGGCAGGCAGGGCAAGACCCCGGTATTCGTCGCGCTGGACGGGCACGCCGCCGCCGTGCTCGGCGTCGCCGACCGGCCCCGGCCCGATGCCGCGGAGGCCGTCGCCCGCCTGCACCGGCGGGGAATACGGACGCTCATGGTGACGGGCGACGTCGTCCCCGCCGCCGAACACATCGCCGCCCTGGTCGGCATCGACCGGATCGAGGCGGGAGCACGCCCCGGCCGCAAGCTGGAAATCGTCCGCCATTTGCAGGCCCGCGGCGAGCGGGTCGGCATGATCGGCGACGGCATCAACGACGCCCCCGCCCTGGCCGCGGCCGACGTCGGCCTGGCGGTCGGCGGCGGCACCGACATCGCCAAGCAGAGCGCCGACCTGACGCTCCTCACCGGCGACATCGCCAAGGCGGCTGAGGCCATGGAACTGAGCGGCCGTACGCTACGGGTGATCCGCCAGAACCTGTCCTGGGCGTTCGGCTACAACCTCGTCGCCATCCCGCTGGCCGCTTTTGGGAAGCTCCATCCGATGGCCGCCTCCGCCGCGATGGCGGCAAGCTCGGCCGGTGTGGTGCTGAACGCCTTGCGGCTGCAGCGGGAGTGA
- a CDS encoding IS3 family transposase (programmed frameshift) translates to MKRKRRNHSAAFKAKVALAALKGDKTLAELAEQFEVHVNQITQWKSQLQERASDVFATAAERSESSGPDVKELHAKIGQLAMANDFLSRRARSRRRCERKTMIDRSDKLPVVRQCELLELSRSSVYYVPQPVSESDLALMRRIDELHINHPFAGARMLRDLLRLEGIQVGRRHVSTLMKKMGIEALYRRPNTSRKHPQNPIFPYLLRGLEITRANHVGAMDITYIPMRKGFVYLAAVLDWATRRVLSWRLSNSLTTDFCIEAVEEALQRHGKPEIFNTDQGSQFTSTEFVDLLQGQGLRVSMDGKGRWVDNVFVERLWKSVKYEEVYLHAYDSVSQARQGLQSYFKFYNERRPHSSLDGKTPDSVYFNSLPLQKAA, encoded by the exons ATGAAGAGAAAGAGAAGAAATCACTCGGCGGCCTTTAAGGCCAAGGTGGCCCTGGCAGCGCTCAAAGGCGATAAGACGTTGGCGGAGTTAGCGGAACAGTTTGAAGTTCACGTCAACCAGATCACGCAGTGGAAGAGCCAGTTGCAGGAGCGGGCGAGCGACGTGTTCGCCACAGCCGCGGAACGCAGTGAGTCGAGCGGGCCAGACGTGAAGGAACTCCATGCCAAGATCGGGCAGTTGGCGATGGCGAATGATTTTT TGAGTCGCCGCGCTCGGTCGCGTCGGCGATGCGAGCGCAAAACGATGATTGACCGGTCTGACAAGCTCCCTGTGGTGCGCCAGTGTGAATTGCTGGAGCTATCCCGCTCTTCGGTGTATTACGTGCCCCAGCCAGTTTCAGAAAGCGATCTGGCCTTAATGCGTCGGATCGACGAGTTGCACATCAACCATCCGTTTGCTGGCGCCCGCATGCTGCGCGACCTGCTGCGCCTGGAAGGCATTCAGGTGGGCCGCCGGCATGTGTCCACGCTGATGAAGAAGATGGGCATCGAGGCGCTGTATCGACGGCCGAACACCAGCCGGAAGCATCCGCAGAACCCGATCTTCCCCTATCTGCTGCGCGGTCTGGAGATCACCAGAGCGAACCACGTAGGGGCCATGGATATCACCTACATCCCCATGCGCAAAGGCTTCGTGTACCTGGCTGCGGTACTCGACTGGGCGACCCGGCGGGTGCTGTCTTGGCGACTGTCCAACAGCCTGACCACGGACTTCTGCATCGAGGCCGTCGAGGAAGCTCTACAGCGTCATGGCAAGCCGGAGATCTTTAACACCGACCAAGGCAGCCAGTTCACCAGCACAGAGTTTGTCGATCTGCTCCAAGGTCAAGGTCTCCGAGTCAGCATGGACGGCAAGGGCCGCTGGGTCGATAACGTATTTGTCGAACGGCTTTGGAAAAGCGTGAAATACGAGGAAGTTTACTTGCATGCTTACGACTCAGTTTCTCAAGCAAGGCAAGGCTTACAAAGCTATTTCAAGTTTTACAATGAACGGCGGCCTCATTCATCGCTTGACGGCAAGACCCCGGATAGCGTGTACTTTAATTCGCTGCCACTCCAGAAGGCAGCCTAA
- the adh gene encoding aldehyde dehydrogenase, producing the protein MKTESPFKPCYDNFIGGRWVPPVRGEYFENLTPVTGKPLGKVARSTADDVELALDAAHAAAAAWGRTSATVRANLLNRIADRMEAHLETLALAETWDNGKPVRETRAADIPLAIDHFRYFAGCIRAQEGSIGELDADTVAYHFHEPLGVVGQIIPWNFPILMAAWKLAPALAAGNCVVLKPAEQTPMGIMVLLELIGDLLPPGVLNVVNGFGLEAGKPLASSRRIAKIAFTGETTTGRLIMQYASQNIIPVTLELGGKSPNIFFADVCAREDDFFDKAVEGLAMFALNQGEVCTCPSRALIHESIYDRFMDHALKRIAAMKQGNPLDAETMVGAQASEEQVEKILSYFEIGKQEGAECLIGGERNLLDGDLRGGYYVKPTVFRGHNRMRIFQEEIFGPVLSVTTFKDDEEALAIANDTLYGLGAGIWTRDINRAYRMGRGIHAGRVWVNCYHLYPAHAAFGGYKQSGIGRENHKMMLAHYQQMKNLLVSYSPKAVGLF; encoded by the coding sequence ATGAAGACCGAATCGCCATTCAAACCCTGTTACGACAATTTCATCGGTGGCCGCTGGGTCCCGCCGGTCCGGGGGGAATACTTCGAGAACCTGACGCCGGTCACCGGTAAACCGCTCGGCAAGGTCGCCCGTTCCACCGCGGATGACGTCGAGCTGGCCCTGGATGCTGCCCATGCCGCTGCCGCCGCCTGGGGCCGAACCTCCGCCACCGTCCGGGCCAACCTCCTGAACCGCATCGCCGATCGCATGGAAGCCCACCTGGAAACCCTGGCGCTGGCGGAAACCTGGGACAACGGAAAACCGGTCCGTGAGACCCGGGCCGCGGACATCCCGCTGGCGATCGATCATTTCCGCTATTTCGCCGGCTGCATCCGCGCGCAGGAGGGCTCCATCGGCGAACTCGACGCCGACACCGTCGCCTACCACTTCCACGAACCGCTCGGGGTGGTGGGACAGATCATCCCCTGGAATTTCCCGATCCTGATGGCGGCCTGGAAGCTCGCCCCCGCCCTGGCCGCCGGCAACTGCGTGGTGCTGAAGCCGGCCGAGCAGACCCCGATGGGGATCATGGTGCTGCTGGAACTGATCGGCGACTTGTTGCCGCCCGGCGTGCTGAACGTCGTCAACGGTTTCGGCCTGGAGGCGGGAAAACCGCTGGCTTCCTCGCGGCGCATCGCCAAGATCGCCTTCACCGGGGAGACGACGACCGGCCGGCTGATCATGCAGTACGCCTCGCAGAACATCATCCCGGTGACGCTCGAACTCGGCGGCAAGTCGCCGAACATTTTCTTTGCCGACGTCTGCGCGCGGGAGGACGACTTCTTCGACAAGGCGGTGGAAGGGCTTGCGATGTTCGCGCTCAATCAGGGCGAAGTCTGCACCTGCCCTTCCCGCGCCCTGATCCACGAATCCATCTACGATCGCTTCATGGACCATGCCTTGAAACGGATCGCGGCCATGAAACAGGGCAACCCGCTGGACGCGGAGACGATGGTCGGCGCCCAGGCGTCCGAAGAGCAGGTCGAGAAGATCCTTTCCTACTTCGAGATCGGAAAGCAGGAAGGCGCCGAATGCCTGATCGGCGGCGAGCGCAACCTGCTGGATGGCGACCTGCGCGGCGGTTACTACGTGAAACCCACGGTATTCCGGGGCCACAACCGCATGCGCATATTTCAGGAAGAAATCTTCGGCCCGGTGCTGTCGGTGACGACCTTCAAGGACGACGAAGAGGCGCTGGCGATCGCCAACGACACGCTGTACGGACTCGGCGCCGGCATCTGGACCCGCGACATCAACCGGGCCTACCGCATGGGACGGGGCATTCATGCGGGGCGCGTCTGGGTCAACTGCTACCACCTTTATCCGGCGCATGCCGCGTTCGGCGGCTACAAGCAGTCCGGCATCGGCCGCGAGAACCACAAGATGATGCTCGCTCATTACCAGCAGATGAAGAACCTGCTGGTCAGCTACAGCCCGAAGGCAGTGGGCCTGTTCTGA